In Cereibacter sphaeroides 2.4.1, the genomic window AGGGACGGGGCCGGCGGGGGCGGAACGCTCCGGGTCCGCACGGTCATTCCGCCGCGATGTCGGGAGGCTTCGCCGTCCCGTCCGCCCGCTGCCTGGCGCGGCGGGCCAGTTTCGAATTCCAGCCGTCGTTCCGCCGACCCGTCGGCTCGTAGACTGTGCGCTGCCGGCCGACGCGGCTCACGCGCGGGGGTTGGCTTTCCTGCAGGCTCCTCGCCAGCGCCAGGACGTCGCTGAGCCGCTTGTTCGCGGTGATGGCCGCGTGGGTGACATGCTGCTGCTCGGGATCGAAGCTGCGGTAGGGGAGCGAGATGCCTTTCCATCGAGCTTCAAAACGTCCGTCCGGGAAGGCGTAGGTGTCGACGTATTTCCCCACGATGCCGCGCGTGAGGTCGCTTTCCTCCAGCAGGATCCGCCGGTGCTCGTAGTGTGAAGGTGAGCTGGTTCCCGACGTAGCGCTGGTCGCGCCAGCACAGGATGTCGGCCAGCCGGTCCGGGGGCAGGTTCAGCGGCCGGTGCCGGTCGTCCGGCCGGGCAGGCACCCTGGCGAACTGCGCGTTGTGCCGCTCGATGAAGCCGGGCAGGAAGGCGTTCCCGGCCTCCATGTCGCTGATGCCTGCAAGCCGCATCTCCTTGACCAGCCGGTCGTCTGCAAGGTGCGGTTCGCCCGCTCGACCCGGCCCTTGGCCTGCGAGGAGTTGGCGCAGAGGATCTCGATGTTCAACTCGGCCAGCGCCCGGCCGAACTGCGTCATGCCATGGCCGGTCCGCGCGTCCTGCCTCGCCACGCGGAAGACCGAATGCTTGTCGGAGTAGAAAGCCGTGGGCCTGCCGTGCCGCGTCAGGTAGCACTCCAGCGCCGCGAAATAGGCGAAGGTGCTCTCGGAGGGCACGAAGCGCATCTCCATCAGCCGGCTCGTCGCGTCGTCGATGAAGACGAGCAGCGTGCAGGCTGGTGCGCGATCCTCGAACCAATGATGATCGGACCCGTCTATCTGAACCAGTTCGCCCAGGTGCTCGCGCCGCAGCCGCGGCTGGTGAAACCTCCGGCGCTGAGGACGCGACAGCCAGAGCCCATCCTCGACCATCCACTTCCGCAGCGTCTCCCGCGACACATGCAGGCCGTCGCGCTCGGCCAGCTTCTCGGCCGCGAGCGTGGGGCCGAAATCGACGTAGGTCTCCCGCACGAGGGCCAGCGCAAGGTCCCGCAATCCCGGCGAGAGGCGGTGGTTCGACGGTCGCCCGCGCAACCCGTGCCGCGTTGCCGCCGCGCCGTCCTCGCGCAACCGTCGCAGCAGACGCTGCACCTGACGCGGGCCGATCGCCAGCAGAACCGAGGCTTCCGTCGTCGTCATCCTCCGATCGAGCACCTTCGACAGGATCTCGATGCGGTTCAGTTCGCGCTCGCTCATCAGCACCCATCCCATGCCGCCGATCCTCCATTGTCCCGACAGGAAGAGGCGACAGTTCTACTTTGCTTGGATGCGACAATTCTACTTTGCGCTTACAACCGTCGAGACGATAATCCAAATTATGTAAGGATTCATGGTGCCGGAGAGCCGTTGCGCGGCATCCTCACGTGGCGAGGAGCTTCAGGTCTGGAGAAGATTTTCTATCTGAACACCGGTCGGCCGGAAGTCGTCAACGTTCCCTGTCACCATGACGGCACCTTGTATCGAGCAGATACATCAGAACTCGACGTCTCGAGGAGCCACTTTGGCACGTTCCGGGTTCTCACCGGGTTCATCCATTATTGAACAAGACCGCCGGAGCCTGAGCTGCCGATGGTCAGCAGCCGCCGTAGTTCTTTCTTCCGCTCGCGGTGATCGTGTAAGTCCCACCCCGTGGCCCGACGTGACAGTAGCTAGACGAGCCATAGGAGGTCGATCGGTAGCGCGGGTAGCTCGGCTGCCTATCGAGCCACTCGCATGCCAAACCGTCCCCGTCCCGGTCCAAGCCGTGGGGATCGACAGCAGGACCGCCAGCTTGACGATAGAAGCGTTGCGCCGAGGCAGTGCTATCGAAGTCACTGCAGTCTACGTCGCCGTATTGAGCAGCCGTGGCGGAAGTTTGAGCGCCGTACAGGGAGGCCCTGTTCTCCCCAGGAGATCCACATCCTATCGGAAGGATCAGCAGTATCAGGCAAAGGCGGCTGCGCATTACAGACCTCTATGATGAAACGATGGAGGCTACCTTCCCAACAGCGAAATTGCCTGCGGCAAACCACCTCGCCACTCAACATGCGGGACCCGCCGGCACAAATGTCGCAGCACTTCGACCGTCGGGCCTGTGTGCGTCCGGCTCACCAGGCCGCTATCCATCGTGGGCTTGCCGCGGGCCTAATAACCTTCGCGACAGTGATCCGGTGATGGCGCCATAATACCGCTCCATTTGTCGCGGCAATATGCAATTGACTCTTCGGATTGCGCCACGCACTCGTATTGGAGTATTCGTGACATCTTGCGTTATGGGTTGATCGATGTTCCACTTCCGCCTATCTTCCTGTATTCTCGCAGCCATTCTTCTCTCGTCCCCTGCAGAGGCGCAGACAGAAACCAAGATCGGTGACTGGTTCGTGATAGATCATTCCGGCCCAGCCGGCCTCAAGTGCATCGTTCAGAACGACGGTCCCAAAGGATCCATCGGCTTCGTTCATACGATCAAGGAAGGCACTGTACTGTCCATCCTTGACAATCAAAATGTGAACAATCCGTTCGACGGACAGAAGCAGTTCGAAGTGACGTTAAAGGTCGGCCTTGAGACCTACCAAGCCATGACGACGCAAGTCTATCGACATCTGGCACGAATAGCTCTCCGCTGGCAGGCCGATGTCGTCATGGGCATGATCGCGGATGGCGGTCAGCGCGGAGATGTGCTGACGATCCCCTATCCGGGGCACACTTACCCCATCCAGGGCTCAAGAGAAGCGTTCCGCGCCTTTAGAACCTGCATCACCCGGAATGCGGTCAGCCCCTTCTGACCGCGGCGAGTTCCAGCACGATCTAAGCTGCAAGCCATAATAGTTCGGTTCCATCTTAGCGTCCCCGGGCTATCCAGAGTTCGTCTCGAGGGTCATCCGCATCAAGGTCAGCTCAAGCTTCCGCAAGCCTCGCTCCAGCAGATCCCGCGCCGCAGCGGGGGTTTCGGCCTCGACATAGAGCCGCATTTCCGGCGCATTGCCCGAGGGGCGGATGTGGACGATCCGTCCGGACGCGCAGGTCGCACGCAGACCGTCGGTACGATCGAGGCTGCGGATCTCCTCGCCGAGGATCGCCAGAAATCCTGCAAGCTCCTCAGGACTGGCCCCGAACTCCGCAACCAGCGCCTGGGCCTTCCCGTCCGGCACGCCCTCGAGCCGGTCGGCGGCCGTGAAGCGGGCCGGCTCGCGCCCGACCAGCGCGGCCAGCCCGCCGGCCGCCTGCGCGAGAGACAGCGGAGCCAGGAGCGGCAACAGGCTGTCCCGTGTCGGAAGTTGCGGCAGAGGACCTTCAAGGTGCGCGTCGAACCCCAGCAGGAAGCCGCCGTTTGCCTCGTAGCCCACGCTGCGGCCCCCAGCCTCTTCCATGGCCGCGATGACGAAGGGCGAGCCGATCCGCGTCCGGATCACCCGCCGGAACCGACCTCCCGCCTCGACGCCGGTGTTGGAACTGACCGGGGTGACCACCGTTTCGGCCCCGACCAGCGCCGCGGTGATCTGCCCCAACAGGTCGCCCGGGACGATCTGTCCGCAGGCATCGGCCAGAAGCGGGCGATCCCCATCCCCGTCGGTCGAGATCAGGGCATCGAGGCGATGTTCGGCAGTCCAGGCCTTGATCCGGGCGCGCACCCCCTCCGGTACCGCCTCGGTGTCGACCGGGACGAACGCGGTCGAGCGGCCGAGTTCCACCACCGCCGCAGCACCCAGGGCACGCAGGGCGGCAAGCAGCAGGTCCCGACTGACTGCGCTGTGGCTCCAGACCCCGATGCGCAGGCCCGTCAGGGCTTCTGGCCCGAAGGCCGTGACGTAGCGGTGGACCCAGGCCTCGCCTGCGCTCGCATCGCAGGCGAGAGGCGCCGGCGGCGTCCGGGGCGGCAACGGCTCGCCGAGGCCCGACAGGATGGCGGCTTCGTCCGCCTTGGAAATCTCGCCGCCCGGACCATAGAACTTCAATCCGTTGCGGTCGGCGGGGATATGGCTGCCGGTCACCATCACCGCGCGCGCGCCTGCCCGCCTCGCGGCCAGCGCCAGCGCCGGCGTGGGCAGCGCTCCGCAATCGGTCACAGGAACACCCGCATGACGGGCCGCCTCCGCCACCACCCCGGCCAGGGCGGGCGAGGAGGGTCGCAGGTCGTGCCCCAGGTAAAGCCCTGCGCCCTGCGGACAGGCCCGCAGGAAGGCCCTGACATAAGCCGAGACCAGATCCGGCGTCAGCTCCGTCACCAGGCCGCGCAGGCCGCTCGTTCCGAACCTCGGCGCCATCTCAGCCCCTCGCCCCCTGGCCGCGGGCATAGACATCCTCGTAGCGGGTGATGTCGTCCTCACCGAGATAGCTCCCGGTCTGGACCTCGATCAGCTCCATCGGCACCTTTCCGGGGTTCTCCAGCCGATGCCGCGCGCCGAGGGGGATATAGACCGACTGGTTCTCGGTCATGAGGTGGACATCGGCATCGATCGTGACCCGGGCAGTGCCTCGAACCACGATCCAGTGCTCGGAGCGGTGGAGATGGCTCTGCAACGACAGCGCGCCCCCTGGATGGACCACGATCCGCTTGACCTGGAAGCGCTCGCCGAGCGCCAGCGTCTCGAAGAAGCCCCAGGGGCGGCGGTCGCGCAGGAAGCTCTCGGCCTGACGCGCGCCCTTTGCCTTCAGCGCCTCGACCGCCTGCTTCACCTCCTGCGCGCGCGAGCGCTCGGCGACCAGAACCGCATCCTTCATCGCCACGGCGATGATGTTGTCGAGCCCGATGCCCACGAGTTCCACCCCCTCGCTGTCCGCACGCAGGAGCGCGTTGCGGCAGTCGATGGCGGTGGCCCCGCCGGAAAGGCTCACACCCTGCCCGTCTGTGCCCATCTCGAGCGCGACGGCATCCCAGCCGCCGAGATCGTTCCAGCTCCCCCGGAAGGGCACGACCGACAGATTGCGTGTCCGTTCCATCACCGCGTAGTCGATCGAGATCGGCTCGGCCTCTGCCCATGGCTGCGGATCGAGGCGGAGAAAGCCCAAGTCCGGAACCGCGCCCTCGACAGCTCTGCGCACCGGCGCAAGAAGCGCGGGCGCGTGCTCTTCGAAAGTCGCGAGAATGGTCCGGGCCGAGAAGAGGAAGATCCCGGAATTCCAAAGAAAGCCTCCGCTGGCCAGCATCTCCTCAGCCCGGTCGAGGTCGGGTTTCTCGACGAACCGCCGGAGCGGGACTGCGGCGCCATCTTCCGCCCCGTCGAGTTCCAGCCAGCCATAGCCGGTCTCCGCGCGTGTCGGCACGATGCCGAAGGTGACGATCCGGCCCGCGCGGGCCGCAGGCACCCCCTGCATCACGGCCGCCCGGAAGGCCGCAGGATCGGCGATCGCATGGTCCGAGGGCGCCACGACCATCAAGGCCTCGGGATCGCCGGCCGCGACATGGAGTGCCGCGGCCAGAATGGCAGGTGCGGTGTTGCGCGGCTCGGGCTCGATCAGGATGGTGCCAGGGTCAATGCCCGCCTCCGCAAGCTGCTCGGTCACCACGAAGCGGAAGTCCGAGCCGGTGACGATCACCGGCCGACCGAAGCCCGGCCCCGAGAGCCGCCGGGCCGAGGCCGCGAAAAGGCTGTGCTCTCCGAGGATCGACGCGAACTGCTTGGGGTATCCCTTGCGCGACAGCGGCCAGAGCCGCGTGCCCGAGCCTCCACAGAGAAGGACCTGCGTGATCATGATGATGAGTTCTCCATTCTTGTGCGAGAAGGGCTGCGGCAAGCCCCTGCCTGCCCCCAGGCTTTCGGCGAAGCCTGTCAGTGACGGCCCTCCAGACGGGGATCCCGCCCGCGGCCGCTCGCCTCCGCCGGAACCCTGGATGGTCTCGAGCGGGCGTTTGTGAACGTCCCTGCTGGAGGGACCTCGAAATCCGTAAAATCAGTGACCCCCGGCCGCTCGGCGGTCAGGGGGGCCGGAGAGACTGCGCCGCCCTCGAGCGCGCCGAACCGGTTCTCCCAACCAGTTCCGATGAAGAAACCGGATGCGGATCGGACGTCCCGGAAAGCAGGTAGCCGCTCCCTGCCCCCTTGGGGCCTTGTGAAGCACTGGTTTCAGATGATTTCCGGTGGCAGGACGGGAAATGCGGAATAGTACCGGTCCGCGCGGCAATGACCCGGAGGGCCGGCGGAGATGTCCCTCATCCTCAGGAGATGCCCCCCGGGGCTCAGAAGGACCTGGTCAGGTTGACGCCGATCCGGGCGCCGCGGCCGAAGCCCACCCTGTCCAACTCGAACCCCTGGTAGGCCACCAGCGCCTCGAGCGTCATGGCCTCGAACCGTCTGGTCAGGCCGATGTGGGCCATCACCCCGGAAACCCGTTCCGAACTCAGGCGGTGGTCTGGCAGGTCCGCATCGTTGATGACGTAGTGACCGATGCCCCAGTTCCAGTCTCCTCCTGCCAGGCGGTGGCTGACGCGCATCTCGATCGCCCGGCCATCGCCATCGATGGCGGCTCCCATCACGGTGCCGAAATTGACGTAAGGGTGCTTGCTGTTGGCATAGGCGGTGCCGGCGCCGCAGAAGCCGTTTGTCGACCGACCGATCCGGGTGTCGATCCCCTCCAGCGTGACGCGGGTCGGAGCCCCAGCGACTGTTCCCTCGAATTCGGCGCCCGCCAGGGTCATGAAACAGGAGGGCAACCCGCCGGCCTCGTCCTCGCCGATCGCCTGCAGGTAGACCCGGGCAGGCAGAACCGCCTCAGGCAGTCGGTAGGACAGGCCGAGCCCCGCCATCTGGTTGATCGAGGCGCTGTCGCCTTCGTTCGTGTCGCCCACAAGCGCGTCGAAGAACCCGTCTAGCGCGCTCGACGACGAAGTCCGGTCCCATTGCGCCGTCCGGACCAGTTCGGCCTCGAACCCCTCGAACGGCCGTATCGTCAGGCGCGCTCCGACAATGCCGGTATGACTGTGGTCATCCGGGGATGTGGCACCCACGAAGATCTCGCCGTCCCACGGCCCGATCCAGGCCAGAAGCGGCGAGGCGAAGGCGCTCGGCTCTGTCTTTGACAGGTAGACCGAGGGGAACGGCCGGGCGTTCCCCGACAGGATCAGCGAGGTATGCCGGGAGGGCGACCAGTGTCGCTCGATCGCGCCGACCCCCAGGGTCCAGGAGCCGAAGCGGCGCTCCAGGAAGCTGCCGTCAAGGCGAAGCCCCTCCCCGTCCGGCTCGGCCGATATCATGATCCTGTACCGGGCATCATCGGTTGCGCCGCCATGGGAGAGGCGGAGGATGCCGCGATCGCCCCAGCCCAGAATCTCGCGCTGGCCGAGGAAAGGATCGGTCATCACGCCGAAGTCGATGCGAGAGGCGGTGGGTTCCGCCAGGGCCGAGCTTGCCATGAAGAGGGCCAGGAACGCTGCCGGGAGGAGCCCTCCCGGGTTGTTCTTTCCGATGCGCATGAAATGCCTCACTTGAACCTGACGGGTGACACAGAGGGAAGATGGCTGCCGGAGTTGGAGCCTGTCGTCGCAGCGCGGGCGGATGCCGCCCCATGGGCTTCACGGGCCATGGCCGGGGGTTTGCTCGTCGATGTCCGGAAAGTCGCTCGTGCGTCCGCAGGGCGGTGCGCCATGGCTGCCGCACGGGACTTGGCCCGTAGGCTGGCCCGTCCGCATCAGGCTCCCGGGCCCTGCGGCATGACTTTTATCGCTCCCCTGGCAGGCTGCCAAGCGGCCGAGCCCCCTGCCATGCCCTGTCCGCTGCCCTAAGGCGACGTGCGGGGCCCGTTGCATTTGCGAAAAGGCGGCGCGTGAGAGCCGCAGGCCGGGCCATTACCGGATCGGCCTCTTCTTCGGAATATTGCCGATACACGAAAGTTGCGCAAAAGCCCGTGGAATTATCTTAAGGCGAGTGACGGAATGTCCCACTGGCCGGAGGCGATTTTAATGGCAAAAATGAAGCCCATGCCGCACTCATCACAACCCTGACTGGTCTCCATCATTCGGAGCTCGAATGTATCATACCAAGCTTAAAGACCTGTCCCTCGAAGAGCTGAAAGAACTTCGGGTCGAAATAGCTCAGGCCATTACGGCCCAGGAAAGACATTGCAAGCAGGAGGCGCTGGAGCAGCTGCAAGCAAAGGCGCGCCAACTCGGGTTCAACCTGGAGGAACTTGCCCCTGCGATGCAGCGCGGGCAGGTCGGTGCCATGCTGCGATACGCCAATCCTGCAAACCCCGGGGAAGTCTGGCGCGGCCGTGGCCGCAAGCCACGCTGGTTCACGCAAGCCATGGCCGCCGGCAAGTCGCCCGAGGAACTCCAGATCTGAGAGGGGCCCGGTCCCGCAGGAAACCCGAACGCATGGCGGCCCTCGCCTGACGCCCACCGCTGGTGTGCAGGCGCCCTGCCCGTCAGAAGACAGGAGAGATGATCCTGCCTGCTTCGGACCATCCGCGCGGCAGCAGGAGCCGGATCTTCGGCACCCGCGCCAAGGGCTCACACATCTTCGACGCCTGACCGGGTGGTTTCGGGCACAGGATCGAGAGGCATGCGAGAGGATGATCGCGGCCGGCGCGGGAAGACCGGCCATGCGGTAATGCCGCGCCTTCGGCCGTTGCTCCGGTCCCGGATCTCGCCGCACTCGTCAAGAGGGGCAAGCGCCTGGCAGAAGGGGCGCTCGCATTACAAAAGTTTTCCGGAAACCCCGGAGCCGACCGATCCGGAATTTCGGAAAGGCAGGCTGGTTTTCCGGATAACCGGATCTTTCCGATGGTCGCTCCCTGCGTGCCGCACGAATACCTGGAACCCAGCAAGGCTCGCACCGAAGGGAAGCATCGGTGATCGGCACGAACCTCGCCCGCAGGCAATTTGCAAGTCGGCTTCGACAGGATTACGAAGAGAGAAAATCGGCCCCTGAAGGAGCAAGAAATGCCCAACCTCGAACTTGACGGCTTGTCCATCAAAGAACTGAAAAACCTGCAGACCCAGGTTGCCAAGGCGATCTCGACCTTCGAGGAGCGCCGCAGGAAGGAGGCGTTGAGCGAACTGGAGGAAAAAGCCCGCGAGCTCGGCTTCAGCCTTTCTGAACTGACCGGCACCGCCCTCACCCGTCAGCGGGCAGGCGCCGCGCCCAAATATGCCAACCCGGACCAGCCCGAGCAGACCTGGTCGGGCCGCGGCCGCAAGCCGCACTGGTTCGTGGAGGCACTCGCAGCCGGAAAGACCGCCGAGGACCTCCAGATATGACGGCCCCCGGAGGTTCTCCGGCAGTTTTGCCGGGGAACCCCGTATTACCGGGCCGGGAAGAGGAAACTCTACCCGTGGCCCGATAAACAGGTTGAGGCGGAGCACCGCAGTCTTTCCGGACGTCTCGTGAGCACAGAAGGCGCCCCGAGCGCTTGTCGGCGAGGTTCAGGAATACCTGCAGGCCGCCGCAACCCGGGACAAAGCGGTGGCCTGCGACCGACCGCTCGGACTGGCCCCCCGCTTCCTGGCAAGGCAGGCGACCCGCCTGATCCTCAGGGCGTGAGTTCCGAGGCATAGACCACGTTGCCAGCTCTCTCGGTGATCGCGACGTAGCAGGCATCCTCGCGAGGCGGGCGCTGCTTGCCTGCGAGTTTCTGCAGGACTTCGGCCGGAACCTTGGCACGGTCGCACTTGGGCAGCTCGACAACACTGTAGCCTCGGGACGCGAGGCATCTTGCGAAATATGTGGCACGCAATTCGGAATTTGCGTCATAGGTATATGTCTGGCCGCCGTAGGTCTGTCCTCCGGTGGTCTGACATTGCACGGAATATCCGGTATTATAGCAGCTGGTCTGAGTAGGCGTCGTGTAGCTCGGCGTAGTGCCGATCCGGGTTTCCTGGGGGACCCCCCGCGCTGCGGCAACCTCGCATTCGAAGTAATCCGTATCGGTTTGAGAGACCGAACCATCGCTCCTGAAAAGATAGACATCTGTGGTGGCCTCGCAGGCCCCCACCAAACAGAAGGCGGAAACCGCCAGAAGGTGGCGCTTTCGGGTCAGAATATTGTTCATGGTCACTTCGCAGGATTGCTGGGAGTTCGGACTTCACGCCGCCGTGATACTCCTCAGTCGTCGGGGCCGCCATAGAAAAACAGTCTGAGCCGGGAGGCCGAACCAAGGAAATATCAAGCCACGAACTTGAAGCGCCTCCAAACCTCGGGCCTCCGGTTCGCATAAGCTGGTGACGGCTCCCAAGCATTCGCCGGGGGTTTATCGGCCATTTTGTCAGGGAACCCGGTATTATCGAGCCGGGAAGAGGAAACTGCACCCTTGGCCCGATAAACAGGCTGAGGCGGAACAACATCCTCCGCTCGAAGCCATCCAAAGCGTAGGTCGGCGTAAGCCGAGCCGCCCCGCGCTCCGCGAAAAGCAGGCGGATTAGCAGATGCTGTACGGGCGAGCGGACGAAGGAGGAGCGTCTTTCTTCTTCCGGTTCCCAGGCCGCTACGCATGCTCCGTGCGACGATCCAACGTGACATGCAGGCCTTCCACGCACACCAAAGAGCATGCCTTCGCTCGAAGGTTTTCTTGTTCGGAGCTCGGCGGATAACCGATCAAGGGCGCGGATCTGGAATGACAGCAAGGGTACTCGTTCATGCTTTTTCGGTCGCCATGTGGCCACGGTCAGTAGTGCCCACGCCCACTTTCGCACCCGCCTTCGTGGCCTGCCTGATTGCGGTCTTTTCGGGGTGTGCAACCGTTACCAGGGGTTCCGAAGACGTCCTGGAAATCGAAACGAAGCCCGCCGGCGCCCAGGTGCAGACCAGCAATGGCATGAGCTGTCTGACCACGCCTTGCGCGCTGAAGATGAAGCGCAAGTCCGAGATCGTCGTCGACATCAACAAGACCGGGTGCAAGCCTGTGAGAGTGAATGTCACGCATCGGACGGCCGGCGGTGGCAGCGCCGCGATTGCCGGAAACATTCTGGTGGGCGGGATCATCGGCCTGGGTGTCGACGCAGCGACCGGCGCCTCCCAGGAGCTGGTACCCAACCCCGTAAAGGTGGAGCTGGAATGTCGTCGGCGATAGCAGGGCGAAGGTGGATCGCTCGTCGGCAGGAAACATGATGTTGGCGGTGACAGTCCCCTTCGATCCGATCGGATGTCGCCTCCAGAGCTTCGGTGGATGACCTTGAAGCCGCCACGGGGAGCGCGGGAGAAGCCGGCGGGCTCCAGATAGCGCTGCCCAGCCCTGACCACAGCCGCCTCCGGGCTTCGGGAAAGGACAAGGCCGAGAAGGCGGGGCTCGAGGTGAAGGCCCAGAGCAGGACGAAATGCAAAGCGCAGCATTGAGAGGGCCGAACAGGCAGGCGGCGAACATCCTCCCCGGATGAGCCGCCGGGGGCGGGAGGGGCACTCCTTCCGCCTCGACTTGACGCAAGGCTGGACAAATACCCGGAAGCTCCCGCCTTTCCGGAAAGAGTAAGGTTCAGAACCGTGGATCGTGCGTGGCCGCAAAGCTGCCATCCAACTGCAGCAGGTCCGGATCGTTGGCTGTCGCGAGGCCGAAAATCGCGGCCCTCTCGTCACCATGGCTCAGCTGCGCGTCGAGGGTGCCGGTCGTCTCGAAGAAGGTCAGCGTGAACCGCGAGTGCCTTGCCCTTCTCTTGGCGTCTTCGCCAATATGTATGTCCTCCGCCGTCGAGGGCACGTCAACTTGGCGTTCACGCCAACTTTCTTGTCTTGGACACCTCGCGCACTGTAGGCTTGGCGTTAACGCCATTACGGCAGGAGGCGCACCATGGCTTGCAGCCGCGAACAGGATGACGAGCTGGACCTGCTGCGCCGGCGGCAGCTTCTTGACGCCTCCGACCTTGGAGGGGTGATCCGTTTGCGCCGCGAGCGGCTCGGCATCGCGCAGTTCGAACTGGCATCCTTGGCCGGCATCGATCCCGGAAACCTCTCGAAGATCGAGCGTGGGAGCCGCCGCTCCCATCTCGACACATATCTCAAGCTGTGCGGCATTCTCGGCATCGATCTCTTCGCCGAGGCGCGCTCATGAGGATGGACGTCTGGATGGAAGGGAGAGATACGCCCGTGGGCGTGCTGACCCGCTCGGAAGACAAGAGTCTGTCGTTCGTCTACGCCGGCGACATCGCGCCCGAGCACCGGATCTCGATGTCGTTGCCGATCACC contains:
- a CDS encoding excalibur calcium-binding domain-containing protein, yielding MRSRLCLILLILPIGCGSPGENRASLYGAQTSATAAQYGDVDCSDFDSTASAQRFYRQAGGPAVDPHGLDRDGDGLACEWLDRQPSYPRYRSTSYGSSSYCHVGPRGGTYTITASGRKNYGGC
- a CDS encoding phosphomannomutase; translated protein: MAPRFGTSGLRGLVTELTPDLVSAYVRAFLRACPQGAGLYLGHDLRPSSPALAGVVAEAARHAGVPVTDCGALPTPALALAARRAGARAVMVTGSHIPADRNGLKFYGPGGEISKADEAAILSGLGEPLPPRTPPAPLACDASAGEAWVHRYVTAFGPEALTGLRIGVWSHSAVSRDLLLAALRALGAAAVVELGRSTAFVPVDTEAVPEGVRARIKAWTAEHRLDALISTDGDGDRPLLADACGQIVPGDLLGQITAALVGAETVVTPVSSNTGVEAGGRFRRVIRTRIGSPFVIAAMEEAGGRSVGYEANGGFLLGFDAHLEGPLPQLPTRDSLLPLLAPLSLAQAAGGLAALVGREPARFTAADRLEGVPDGKAQALVAEFGASPEELAGFLAILGEEIRSLDRTDGLRATCASGRIVHIRPSGNAPEMRLYVEAETPAAARDLLERGLRKLELTLMRMTLETNSG
- a CDS encoding mannose-1-phosphate guanylyltransferase/mannose-6-phosphate isomerase translates to MITQVLLCGGSGTRLWPLSRKGYPKQFASILGEHSLFAASARRLSGPGFGRPVIVTGSDFRFVVTEQLAEAGIDPGTILIEPEPRNTAPAILAAALHVAAGDPEALMVVAPSDHAIADPAAFRAAVMQGVPAARAGRIVTFGIVPTRAETGYGWLELDGAEDGAAVPLRRFVEKPDLDRAEEMLASGGFLWNSGIFLFSARTILATFEEHAPALLAPVRRAVEGAVPDLGFLRLDPQPWAEAEPISIDYAVMERTRNLSVVPFRGSWNDLGGWDAVALEMGTDGQGVSLSGGATAIDCRNALLRADSEGVELVGIGLDNIIAVAMKDAVLVAERSRAQEVKQAVEALKAKGARQAESFLRDRRPWGFFETLALGERFQVKRIVVHPGGALSLQSHLHRSEHWIVVRGTARVTIDADVHLMTENQSVYIPLGARHRLENPGKVPMELIEVQTGSYLGEDDITRYEDVYARGQGARG
- a CDS encoding capsule assembly Wzi family protein, with the translated sequence MRIGKNNPGGLLPAAFLALFMASSALAEPTASRIDFGVMTDPFLGQREILGWGDRGILRLSHGGATDDARYRIMISAEPDGEGLRLDGSFLERRFGSWTLGVGAIERHWSPSRHTSLILSGNARPFPSVYLSKTEPSAFASPLLAWIGPWDGEIFVGATSPDDHSHTGIVGARLTIRPFEGFEAELVRTAQWDRTSSSSALDGFFDALVGDTNEGDSASINQMAGLGLSYRLPEAVLPARVYLQAIGEDEAGGLPSCFMTLAGAEFEGTVAGAPTRVTLEGIDTRIGRSTNGFCGAGTAYANSKHPYVNFGTVMGAAIDGDGRAIEMRVSHRLAGGDWNWGIGHYVINDADLPDHRLSSERVSGVMAHIGLTRRFEAMTLEALVAYQGFELDRVGFGRGARIGVNLTRSF
- a CDS encoding H-NS histone family protein; the protein is MYHTKLKDLSLEELKELRVEIAQAITAQERHCKQEALEQLQAKARQLGFNLEELAPAMQRGQVGAMLRYANPANPGEVWRGRGRKPRWFTQAMAAGKSPEELQI
- a CDS encoding H-NS histone family protein, producing MPNLELDGLSIKELKNLQTQVAKAISTFEERRRKEALSELEEKARELGFSLSELTGTALTRQRAGAAPKYANPDQPEQTWSGRGRKPHWFVEALAAGKTAEDLQI
- a CDS encoding translation initiation factor 2, giving the protein MACLIAVFSGCATVTRGSEDVLEIETKPAGAQVQTSNGMSCLTTPCALKMKRKSEIVVDINKTGCKPVRVNVTHRTAGGGSAAIAGNILVGGIIGLGVDAATGASQELVPNPVKVELECRRR
- a CDS encoding helix-turn-helix domain-containing protein yields the protein MACSREQDDELDLLRRRQLLDASDLGGVIRLRRERLGIAQFELASLAGIDPGNLSKIERGSRRSHLDTYLKLCGILGIDLFAEARS